From Chelatococcus sp. YT9, a single genomic window includes:
- a CDS encoding VOC family protein has product MPDKPKLGRILETALYVDDLDRAARFYRDVLGLAVLTSDSRFFAFDVGGANVLLLFKRGSTLETVTLPGGTIPPHDGHGPLHVAFAVTTADLGGWEERLAAAEIPIEGRTEWPKGGRSIYLRDPDGHLLEFATPGIWASY; this is encoded by the coding sequence ATGCCAGACAAGCCGAAGCTTGGCCGTATCCTGGAAACCGCGCTTTATGTCGACGACCTCGACCGCGCGGCGCGATTCTACCGCGACGTACTCGGCCTTGCGGTATTGACCAGCGATTCCCGCTTCTTTGCATTCGACGTCGGCGGCGCGAATGTGCTGCTACTTTTCAAGAGGGGCTCTACCCTCGAGACCGTGACGCTGCCAGGGGGAACGATTCCTCCCCACGATGGCCATGGCCCGCTGCATGTTGCCTTCGCTGTCACGACAGCGGATCTCGGGGGCTGGGAGGAACGCTTAGCGGCCGCCGAGATTCCGATCGAGGGACGGACCGAATGGCCGAAGGGAGGTCGTAGCATCTATTTGCGCGATCCCGATGGCCATCTCCTGGAATTTGCCACGCC